One genomic window of Rhizomicrobium sp. includes the following:
- a CDS encoding M15 family metallopeptidase, protein MSVFGRLEEFRTRPIGALSEARARKEGFRAQPIARSNVHFSEGLADVRDFGIAGENYYHSTRNPPYWRRIDGAIPDLLVRRAVGEKLARIDARLGDAGLELFLFDAWRPRAVQAYFHDVWMPAEIRRRDPSLAGAALTREVERYWAAPSGDADSPAPHATGAAVDLTIRWKDGEALWMGSIFDDATALAHRDRFENLRADAMSFSDEEARANRRLLHWVMAEEDFAGHPDEWWHFSWGDQMWAKLSGADAAHYGEATF, encoded by the coding sequence ATGTCGGTCTTCGGGCGCCTGGAGGAATTTCGTACGCGCCCGATCGGCGCGCTGTCGGAAGCGCGGGCGCGCAAGGAAGGCTTTCGCGCCCAGCCGATCGCGCGGTCCAACGTGCATTTCTCGGAAGGGCTAGCGGATGTCCGCGATTTCGGCATCGCCGGGGAGAACTACTACCATTCGACCCGCAACCCGCCCTATTGGCGCCGGATCGACGGCGCCATCCCCGACCTTCTGGTCCGCCGCGCGGTGGGCGAGAAGCTGGCGCGGATCGACGCGCGGCTGGGCGATGCGGGGCTCGAACTCTTCCTGTTCGATGCCTGGCGGCCGAGAGCGGTGCAGGCTTATTTCCACGATGTGTGGATGCCGGCGGAGATCCGGCGGCGCGATCCGTCGCTTGCCGGCGCGGCGCTGACGCGGGAAGTCGAGCGCTATTGGGCGGCGCCGAGCGGCGACGCCGATTCGCCGGCGCCGCATGCGACGGGGGCGGCGGTCGATCTCACGATCCGCTGGAAGGACGGCGAGGCGCTGTGGATGGGTTCGATCTTCGACGATGCGACGGCGCTGGCCCATCGCGACCGGTTCGAAAACCTGCGCGCCGATGCAATGTCCTTCTCCGACGAGGAGGCCCGCGCCAACCGGCGCCTGTTGCACTGGGTCATGGCGGAAGAGGATTTCGCCGGCCATCCCGACGAATGGTGGCATTTCTCCTGGGGCGATCAAATGTGGGCGAAGCTGAGCGGCGCGGATGCGGCGCATTATGGCGAGGCGACGTTCTAA
- a CDS encoding M14 family metallopeptidase, with protein MTTDPSEHFPADYRQGRHAFVHACEQAGIDVVSRVHPGVEGRDGKPLFLDTAMIGPREATKALLLISATHGVEGYFGSGVQTGLMREGLARRAPADTKIVLLHALNPYGFSWDRRVNEDNADINRNCVDFAHPPANEPYDELAAAISPRDISDAAMKTANARLVEFLKSHGVFALQEAISKGQYKYPDGVYYGGAKESWSIKMLKDVFVETLAHVKKLTVIDFHTGLGEFGAGEMITEDLPGSPAYRRATAMWGKRVASSEAGESVSAPLSGTIDKAVAKWLKAVELTFAALEVGTRDTRAVFNALRKDNWLHCFAPGRFRHKDAPAIRQELRDAFYPDTAEWKRRVWGHAGEAVAAALQALG; from the coding sequence ATGACCACCGACCCGTCCGAACATTTTCCCGCCGATTACCGCCAGGGCCGCCACGCTTTCGTCCACGCCTGCGAGCAGGCCGGCATCGACGTCGTCAGCCGCGTCCATCCCGGCGTCGAGGGCCGCGACGGCAAGCCATTGTTCCTCGACACCGCCATGATCGGGCCGCGCGAGGCGACCAAGGCGCTGCTGCTGATTTCCGCCACGCATGGCGTGGAGGGCTATTTCGGTTCCGGCGTGCAGACCGGGCTGATGCGCGAGGGGCTGGCGCGCCGCGCGCCGGCGGACACCAAGATCGTTCTCCTCCACGCGCTCAACCCCTACGGCTTTTCCTGGGACCGCCGCGTCAACGAGGACAATGCCGACATCAACCGCAACTGCGTCGACTTCGCCCATCCGCCGGCCAACGAGCCCTATGACGAGCTCGCCGCCGCGATCTCCCCGCGCGACATCTCCGACGCGGCGATGAAGACCGCCAACGCCAGGCTCGTCGAATTTCTCAAGAGCCACGGCGTCTTCGCGCTGCAGGAGGCGATCTCCAAGGGCCAGTACAAATATCCCGACGGCGTCTATTACGGCGGCGCGAAGGAGAGCTGGTCGATCAAGATGCTGAAGGACGTGTTCGTCGAGACGCTGGCGCATGTGAAGAAACTGACCGTGATCGATTTCCACACCGGCCTCGGCGAATTCGGCGCCGGCGAGATGATCACCGAGGATCTGCCCGGCAGCCCGGCCTACAGGCGCGCCACGGCGATGTGGGGCAAGCGCGTCGCCTCCAGCGAGGCGGGCGAATCGGTCTCCGCGCCGCTCTCCGGCACGATCGACAAGGCGGTGGCGAAATGGCTGAAGGCGGTGGAGCTGACCTTCGCGGCGCTGGAGGTCGGCACGCGCGACACCCGCGCGGTGTTCAACGCGCTGCGCAAGGACAATTGGCTGCACTGCTTCGCGCCGGGCCGCTTCCGGCACAAGGATGCGCCGGCGATCCGCCAGGAATTGCGCGACGCCTTCTATCCCGACACGGCGGAGTGGAAGCGCAGGGTGTGGGGCCATGCCGGCGAGGCGGTCGCCGCAGCGCTCCAGGCGCTCGGCTGA
- a CDS encoding diacylglycerol kinase family protein, with protein MAAPDGIEANPNFTVAGRLKSVRHALAGIVVMLRTQHNAWLHLAATLAVVVAGTVLKIDADDWRWLLVAIVLVWVSEGMNTAFEHLCDVVSPDFHASVKVSKDIAAGAVLITAIGAVVLGLMIFLPYLVR; from the coding sequence ATGGCCGCGCCGGACGGGATCGAGGCCAATCCGAATTTCACCGTGGCCGGAAGGCTGAAGAGCGTGCGCCACGCGCTGGCCGGCATCGTCGTCATGCTGCGCACCCAGCACAATGCCTGGCTTCACCTGGCCGCGACGCTGGCCGTGGTCGTTGCGGGAACCGTCCTGAAGATCGATGCCGATGACTGGCGCTGGCTCCTGGTCGCCATCGTGCTGGTCTGGGTGTCGGAGGGCATGAACACCGCCTTCGAGCATCTGTGCGACGTGGTCTCGCCGGATTTCCACGCCTCGGTGAAGGTCTCCAAGGACATCGCGGCCGGCGCGGTCCTGATCACGGCCATCGGGGCGGTCGTTCTGGGGCTGATGATCTTCCTGCCTTATCTGGTCCGCTGA
- a CDS encoding class I SAM-dependent methyltransferase, translating into MEKKLGASARRRIAIIPSQPHGGRAIAAAYNQAGDNYLAYADGDARKLYAFAGQYAYGDGRIWEVLFSKLCALRATGKRSLRVLDLGCGPGTWLRRMVTRARAIGFDDIVARGFDIADAQVRRARELSADLAGLPGVALNFEVGDILRPLPEVDGSVDIVLCLCGVLNHLPAAQLPAIMAEIGRVTSGVFISSVRAAGSTPTLYVDAMEHARRFRQDNDADRLDAELDDGRRITLPSHLFGSSELAGLVSPHLKIEDLAGLDLFHGRFADDPRWNAPARAEDGFVRELDRLEKSYCRDARFIDHATHLLLIARRPS; encoded by the coding sequence ATGGAGAAGAAATTGGGTGCCAGCGCCAGACGTCGTATCGCGATCATCCCTTCGCAACCGCACGGCGGTCGCGCCATCGCGGCGGCCTACAACCAGGCCGGCGACAACTACCTTGCCTATGCCGACGGCGATGCCAGGAAGCTCTACGCCTTCGCCGGCCAATACGCCTATGGCGATGGCCGAATCTGGGAGGTCCTCTTTTCCAAGCTCTGCGCCCTGCGCGCCACCGGCAAGCGTTCGCTGCGCGTCCTGGACCTGGGATGCGGCCCGGGCACCTGGCTGCGCCGCATGGTGACGCGGGCACGCGCGATCGGCTTCGATGACATCGTGGCGCGCGGCTTCGACATCGCCGATGCCCAGGTGCGACGGGCGCGGGAGCTGTCGGCCGATCTGGCCGGCCTTCCGGGCGTCGCGCTGAATTTCGAGGTCGGCGATATCCTGCGGCCGCTTCCCGAGGTCGACGGCAGCGTCGATATCGTCCTGTGCCTGTGCGGCGTTCTCAATCACCTGCCGGCCGCGCAATTGCCCGCCATCATGGCCGAGATCGGCCGCGTGACGTCGGGCGTCTTCATCAGTTCAGTGCGCGCCGCCGGCAGCACGCCGACGCTCTATGTCGACGCGATGGAGCACGCCCGCCGGTTCCGGCAGGACAACGATGCCGACCGGCTGGACGCCGAGCTCGATGACGGCCGCCGCATCACGCTGCCGTCGCATCTGTTCGGTTCGTCGGAACTGGCCGGCCTGGTGTCGCCGCACCTCAAGATCGAGGATCTGGCGGGGCTGGATCTTTTCCACGGACGCTTCGCGGACGATCCACGCTGGAACGCGCCGGCCCGCGCCGAGGACGGCTTCGTCCGCGAACTCGACCGCCTGGAGAAAAGCTATTGCCGGGACGCGCGGTTCATCGACCACGCGACGCATCTGCTCCTGATCGCGCGGCGGCCGTCATGA
- a CDS encoding TauD/TfdA family dioxygenase: MIVHPTGKFDNRARRYDHIEARPLAAAMGAEIRGVRIGKLSDAQFAEIRDALFRHKMIYFRDQDMRHADQEAFSLRFGPFAEDAYTKGIAGHANVQPLIKEADTRTGMVFGSGWHTDSPFLEKPPAISMLYGVDIPPFGGDTIWANAVLAYAMLSGTMQRMLAPLRVHMSMARVLESAQTYGKVDASPVGRLAATRGTGALPDDVVRKVQGAMHPLVRTHPVSGEKSLFCDGSYAVGIEGLTEPEAEALLRFLAAHMTQPAFTCRLRWEPKTFALWDNRICIHQAFNDYDGYRRELYRTTVAGEVPR, from the coding sequence ATGATCGTCCATCCCACCGGCAAGTTCGACAACCGCGCCAGGCGCTACGACCATATCGAGGCGCGGCCGCTGGCGGCGGCGATGGGGGCCGAGATTCGCGGCGTGCGGATCGGCAAACTCTCCGACGCGCAATTCGCCGAGATTCGCGACGCGCTGTTCCGCCACAAGATGATCTATTTCCGCGACCAGGACATGCGCCATGCCGACCAGGAGGCGTTCAGCCTGCGTTTCGGGCCCTTCGCGGAAGACGCCTATACCAAGGGCATCGCGGGCCATGCGAACGTCCAGCCGCTGATCAAGGAAGCCGACACGCGGACCGGCATGGTGTTCGGCTCGGGCTGGCACACCGATTCGCCGTTCCTGGAGAAGCCGCCGGCGATCAGCATGCTCTACGGCGTCGACATTCCGCCCTTTGGCGGCGACACGATCTGGGCCAATGCCGTGCTCGCCTATGCGATGCTGAGCGGGACGATGCAGCGGATGCTGGCGCCGCTGCGGGTGCACATGTCGATGGCGCGCGTGCTCGAATCGGCGCAGACCTACGGCAAGGTCGACGCTTCGCCGGTCGGCCGGCTCGCCGCGACGCGCGGCACCGGCGCGCTGCCCGACGATGTCGTGCGCAAGGTCCAGGGCGCGATGCACCCGCTGGTGCGCACCCATCCGGTCAGCGGCGAGAAATCGCTCTTTTGCGACGGCTCCTACGCGGTCGGGATCGAAGGCCTGACCGAGCCCGAGGCGGAGGCGCTGCTGCGCTTCCTGGCCGCGCACATGACGCAGCCCGCCTTCACCTGCCGGCTGCGCTGGGAGCCGAAGACCTTCGCGCTGTGGGACAACCGGATCTGCATCCACCAGGCCTTCAACGATTACGACGGCTATCGCCGCGAGCTCTATCGCACCACGGTCGCCGGCGAAGTTCCGCGCTAG
- a CDS encoding PqqD family protein translates to MASTLVYARSRDVIAAEIQGEVLLFDTVTWAYLEFDPVGTAIWALLDVPRSLPSLVEALQKAFVVDALQCGADTQSFLDDMIAQGVITVTDAP, encoded by the coding sequence ATGGCCAGTACTCTCGTCTATGCACGATCCCGCGACGTCATCGCCGCCGAAATACAGGGTGAGGTCTTGCTTTTTGATACGGTTACCTGGGCCTATCTCGAATTCGATCCCGTGGGGACCGCGATCTGGGCGCTGCTGGACGTGCCGCGCAGCCTGCCGTCGCTGGTCGAGGCTCTGCAGAAAGCCTTCGTGGTCGACGCGCTCCAGTGCGGCGCCGACACCCAGTCCTTCCTCGACGACATGATCGCGCAGGGCGTGATCACCGTCACCGACGCGCCATAG
- a CDS encoding asparagine synthase-related protein → MSALAGIWNFDGRPGAARDCARMLAAQSIYGPHDVSQWDDGSLALGRRLFRTLPEDIHDAQPLAGGGGRFTLIADLRLDNRDDLIGALRIPDAARRADSVILMAAWERWGEGCVDRLVGDYAFALWDAGERRLVLARDPLGMRPLHYHRGRDFFALASMPKGLHTLADVPRAPDEERAAEFLALLPEYGSKSFFKDVERVEAGHLAVVTPNGIAARRHWEPQRRTLKLARAEDYAEALRHHLDQAVRAQLRGADGTVGAHLSSGFDSSAVAATAARLLAPAGGKVVAFTSVPREGYDGPSPRGRLGDEGPIAAKTAALYPNMEHVPIRTGDRTPLDNLDRNFHIYERPVLNLCNAIWVDAINDAARARKLTVLLTGQMGNMSISYGGETLLPQLIRGGRWLKWLREGVGVVRKGHLRWRGMLNATFGPYTPLLLWVWANRVFENRKVGISAYSAIRPARLAQLDIAGRARANAVDLAYRPRKDGFETRLWVMRRVDLGNYNKGTLGGWGLDQRDPTADRRLIEFCLSVPEDQVLVNGETKALARRAFADRLPPEVVAMRGKGYQAVDWHEGLTAGRAGVREEIARLEACGSAAEALDLPRLSALAENWPEGGWETDDRVLTYRTALLRALSTGHFLRRAGGSNA, encoded by the coding sequence ATGTCCGCGCTCGCCGGGATTTGGAATTTCGACGGCAGGCCCGGCGCGGCCCGCGACTGCGCGCGGATGCTGGCCGCGCAATCGATCTATGGGCCGCATGACGTGTCCCAATGGGACGACGGATCGCTGGCGCTCGGCCGAAGGCTTTTCCGCACCCTGCCGGAAGACATCCACGACGCCCAGCCGCTCGCCGGCGGCGGCGGACGCTTTACGCTCATCGCCGATCTCAGGCTCGACAACCGCGACGACCTGATCGGCGCGCTGCGGATACCGGACGCCGCCCGGCGGGCGGACAGCGTGATCCTCATGGCGGCGTGGGAGCGCTGGGGCGAGGGCTGTGTCGACCGGCTGGTGGGCGATTATGCCTTTGCGCTGTGGGACGCGGGCGAGCGTCGCCTGGTCCTGGCGCGCGATCCGCTCGGCATGCGGCCGCTGCATTATCACCGCGGACGGGATTTCTTCGCCCTCGCCTCCATGCCGAAGGGCCTGCACACACTGGCCGATGTTCCGCGCGCCCCTGACGAGGAGCGCGCCGCCGAGTTTCTCGCGCTGCTTCCGGAATACGGCTCCAAGAGCTTCTTCAAGGATGTGGAGCGCGTGGAAGCCGGACATCTGGCCGTGGTCACGCCGAACGGGATCGCCGCGCGCCGGCACTGGGAGCCGCAGCGCCGGACGCTGAAGCTGGCGCGCGCCGAGGACTATGCCGAAGCGCTGCGGCATCACCTGGATCAGGCCGTGCGCGCGCAATTGCGAGGCGCGGACGGCACGGTGGGCGCGCATCTGAGCTCCGGCTTCGACAGTTCGGCGGTGGCGGCGACCGCGGCGCGATTGCTGGCGCCGGCCGGCGGCAAGGTGGTCGCCTTCACCTCGGTTCCGCGCGAAGGCTATGACGGTCCGTCGCCGCGCGGCCGCTTGGGCGACGAAGGCCCGATCGCGGCGAAGACCGCGGCGCTGTACCCGAACATGGAGCATGTGCCGATCCGCACCGGGGATCGCACGCCGCTCGACAATCTCGATCGCAATTTCCACATATATGAGCGGCCCGTGCTCAATCTGTGCAATGCGATCTGGGTCGATGCCATCAACGACGCCGCGCGCGCGCGCAAGCTCACGGTGCTGCTGACGGGTCAGATGGGAAATATGAGCATCAGCTATGGCGGCGAAACGCTGCTGCCGCAATTGATCCGCGGCGGCCGATGGCTCAAATGGCTGCGCGAAGGCGTCGGTGTCGTGCGCAAGGGCCATCTGCGCTGGCGCGGCATGCTGAACGCCACGTTCGGCCCCTATACCCCGCTGCTGCTTTGGGTCTGGGCCAATCGCGTGTTCGAGAACAGGAAGGTCGGGATCAGTGCCTATTCGGCGATCCGGCCGGCACGATTGGCGCAGCTCGACATCGCGGGCCGGGCGCGCGCGAACGCGGTCGATCTCGCCTATCGCCCGCGCAAGGACGGTTTCGAGACCCGGCTCTGGGTGATGCGCCGGGTGGACCTTGGAAATTACAACAAAGGAACGCTCGGCGGCTGGGGTCTCGATCAGCGCGACCCGACCGCGGACCGGCGTCTGATCGAATTCTGCCTGTCGGTTCCGGAGGATCAGGTTCTGGTGAACGGCGAGACCAAGGCGTTGGCGCGGCGGGCCTTCGCCGACCGCCTGCCGCCCGAAGTGGTCGCCATGCGGGGCAAGGGCTATCAGGCAGTCGACTGGCATGAGGGGCTGACCGCCGGGCGCGCCGGGGTCCGCGAGGAAATCGCGCGGCTGGAAGCGTGCGGCTCCGCCGCCGAAGCGCTCGACCTGCCGCGCCTGAGCGCCCTGGCGGAAAATTGGCCCGAGGGCGGATGGGAGACCGACGATCGCGTGCTGACCTACCGCACGGCGCTGCTGCGGGCGCTTTCGACGGGCCATTTCCTGAGACGGGCCGGCGGGAGCAACGCCTGA
- a CDS encoding peptidylprolyl isomerase has translation MRFVSLIAAALLWSGAALAQEAPPAPAAAPAGPKVVISTDMGDIVLRLDAVHAPATVANFLRYAQEGHFDGTIVYRVVPGFVIQAGSWEADLQTRPVYPPIPLEAGLPNLRGTVAMARGDTPVSATAEFFINLADNPALDRQPGDTAGTTGYAVFGQVVDGMDVADKIAAVPLGDHGPFAGAAPVTPIVISHVTVVPDTAP, from the coding sequence ATGCGTTTTGTCAGCCTGATCGCCGCGGCCTTGCTCTGGTCGGGCGCCGCCCTGGCGCAGGAGGCGCCGCCGGCGCCAGCCGCCGCACCCGCCGGGCCGAAGGTCGTGATCTCCACCGACATGGGCGATATCGTGCTGCGGCTCGACGCGGTGCACGCGCCGGCGACGGTGGCGAATTTCCTGCGCTATGCCCAGGAAGGCCATTTCGACGGCACCATCGTCTATCGTGTCGTGCCCGGCTTCGTGATCCAGGCCGGAAGCTGGGAGGCGGACCTGCAGACGCGGCCCGTCTATCCGCCGATCCCGCTCGAGGCCGGCCTTCCCAATCTGCGCGGCACGGTGGCGATGGCGCGGGGCGACACGCCGGTCAGCGCCACGGCGGAATTCTTCATCAACCTCGCCGACAACCCGGCGCTCGATCGCCAGCCGGGCGATACCGCCGGCACGACGGGCTACGCCGTGTTCGGCCAGGTCGTCGACGGGATGGACGTAGCCGACAAGATCGCGGCCGTGCCGCTCGGCGACCACGGACCGTTCGCCGGCGCCGCGCCGGTCACGCCGATCGTGATCAGCCATGTCACCGTCGTGCCGGATACCGCGCCATGA